The genome window TCAGAATTTGacttgattttaaaatatacaacaaTTTCCAGTGTACAGGCACTTATCTAATtcatcaaaataaaaaacagtCAACACTGGACACAAAACCTAATTAAGCATCAAATCACACACGTACAAATGAagaaatcataataaaacacgaaaatagaataaaaaggGTAATAAGAGAGGAATGTGAACAAACCGATCATCTTATCGATGAGTTTAAGCTCATCTTCAGCCTCTTCAATCAACTCTTCGACTTGACCGCAGCCGAGCCGCTTTTCGATAGCTTCCCAATCTTGTTCCTCCTGGCAAACCTTGAGACGGTGGCGCGTGAAACTCTCGACAGCTTTCCTGTAGCCTTCATCTTCAGGAACGGCCTGGATCTCTTTCAGAGTCTTGTTGTAGAGATTGATTAGAACTTGTCTGGCGTTGGGGACCACATCGAGACCTACGATGCCTGTAGTCTCTTTTACCTTTGCCATCATCATCAATGGCCGCGTCAATCTCCGTAGAAacatctctctcgctctctcagTCTCGTCTCTGCTGGAGCAGTGAAATGAAACAGCACCGGAAATGATGATTTGTGTTTTAGAAGTTGTGGTGGATTTTATGATTGGCCCAAGTTGTATTGGGCGGACCCGAAATATGACCTGGGCTAATTATTCGGAAGGTCATGATAACTGTTATGAAATATACTCTTTTTTGTTGTCACATCATgacaataaattatattgaaatataataaaaaaaggaaaagttttttttatacataaaattctTTTATCTAACCAACAGCAGTATCTCAcgaaaatttagataaaaaagtggcaataaaatgtatatattcttATAACTTACATTGTACAAATATGACGctggaaaataaaaattgttgtaTAATTAAGagaggtgtattcgattgggattttaatgaattgttttcagtttatggattttaatggattgtatgtgatttcgat of Daucus carota subsp. sativus chromosome 3, DH1 v3.0, whole genome shotgun sequence contains these proteins:
- the LOC108210843 gene encoding probable NADH dehydrogenase [ubiquinone] 1 alpha subcomplex subunit 5, mitochondrial yields the protein MFLRRLTRPLMMMAKVKETTGIVGLDVVPNARQVLINLYNKTLKEIQAVPEDEGYRKAVESFTRHRLKVCQEEQDWEAIEKRLGCGQVEELIEEAEDELKLIDKMIEWDPWGVPEDYECEVIENDAPVPKHVPLHRPGPLPEEFYKTLETVTTGTLEENVKKESPAIDSSGSQ